The proteins below come from a single Isoptericola dokdonensis DS-3 genomic window:
- a CDS encoding sugar transferase, which yields MSIAEVRESALGALLGARAQRFEDVQDTFRRERWQTRYRQRLMVTDALAVLAAVLIGVTLAPVLFSGGNPALFPALGLVITVGLPVSVALCKGYDPKVFGSGPEEFQRVFDATWRLVATLALAALVVGWTGMREVLIVAGPAALALLLATRWSWRRVLVRGRSGGRYTTSMLAVGLRDQAERLIEEMHARSSGYRVVGVCVAGDEIRPGEHILGVPILGDARDAAAVATACGADCVAVSGSDVITADVVRSLGWELEPIGVDLLLTAELADVAGPRITVTPEQSVSLLHVEAPRFSGPKYLAKTVMDWTGALLVTLAALPVIAVVAAAVATTSKGPVLYRQDRVGRHGATFPMLKFRSMRVGADAELHVLGGENHADGALFKHRDDPRVTRVGRVIRRYSLDELPQLFNVLAGQMSLVGPRPPLPHEVSRYEARMRRRLLVKPGITGLWQVGGRSDLPWKEAVRLDVYYAENWTPFGDLLILARTAKVVLTGRGAY from the coding sequence GTGTCGATCGCCGAAGTCAGGGAGTCAGCCCTCGGGGCGCTGCTCGGTGCGCGCGCGCAACGGTTCGAGGACGTCCAGGACACGTTCCGCCGGGAGCGCTGGCAGACGCGGTACCGCCAGCGGCTCATGGTCACCGACGCCCTCGCCGTGCTGGCGGCCGTGCTGATCGGCGTCACCCTCGCCCCCGTGCTGTTCAGCGGTGGCAACCCCGCCCTGTTCCCCGCGCTCGGACTCGTCATCACGGTCGGGCTGCCCGTCTCGGTCGCGCTCTGCAAGGGCTACGACCCCAAGGTGTTCGGCTCCGGGCCGGAGGAGTTCCAGCGGGTCTTCGACGCGACCTGGCGGCTCGTGGCGACCCTGGCGCTGGCGGCCCTGGTCGTCGGCTGGACGGGGATGCGGGAGGTGCTCATCGTCGCGGGCCCCGCGGCGCTGGCGCTGCTGCTCGCCACCCGCTGGTCGTGGCGCCGCGTCCTCGTGCGTGGACGCTCCGGCGGCCGCTACACGACGTCCATGCTCGCCGTCGGGCTGCGCGACCAGGCGGAGCGGCTCATCGAGGAGATGCACGCCCGCAGCTCCGGCTACCGGGTCGTCGGGGTGTGCGTGGCGGGCGACGAGATCCGGCCGGGCGAGCACATCCTCGGCGTCCCGATCCTCGGCGACGCCCGCGACGCCGCCGCGGTCGCCACCGCGTGCGGCGCGGACTGCGTCGCCGTCAGCGGCTCCGACGTGATCACCGCCGACGTCGTGCGCAGCCTCGGCTGGGAGCTCGAGCCCATCGGCGTGGACCTGCTGCTCACCGCCGAGCTCGCCGACGTCGCCGGCCCCCGCATCACCGTCACCCCCGAGCAGTCCGTCTCGCTGCTCCACGTCGAGGCCCCCCGGTTCTCCGGGCCGAAGTACCTGGCCAAGACGGTCATGGACTGGACCGGTGCGCTCCTGGTGACCCTCGCCGCCCTGCCCGTCATCGCGGTCGTCGCCGCCGCGGTGGCCACGACCAGCAAGGGGCCGGTGCTCTACCGCCAGGACCGCGTGGGCCGGCACGGTGCGACGTTCCCGATGCTGAAGTTCCGGTCGATGCGGGTCGGCGCCGACGCCGAGCTGCACGTGCTGGGCGGCGAGAACCACGCCGACGGTGCGCTGTTCAAGCACCGCGACGACCCGCGGGTGACGCGCGTGGGCCGGGTCATCCGCCGGTACAGCCTCGACGAGCTGCCCCAGCTCTTCAACGTGCTCGCCGGCCAGATGTCGCTCGTCGGGCCGCGGCCCCCGCTGCCGCACGAGGTCTCCCGGTACGAGGCGCGGATGCGCCGTCGGCTGCTGGTCAAGCCGGGCATCACCGGGCTGTGGCAGGTGGGCGGCCGGTCCGACCTGCCGTGGAAGGAAGCCGTCCGCCTGGACGTGTACTACGCGGAGAACTGGACGCCGTTCGGCGACCTGCTGATCCTCGCCCGCACGGCCAAGGTCGTCCTCACCGGCCGCGGGGCCTACTGA